Below is a genomic region from Pyrococcus kukulkanii.
CGGGGAAGTCGGGGCGATCCTTCAACTGATAGAGATAGAGGTCCCCAGGGAGATGGAAGATTCCCAATTCTTCAAGGACTTCTTCTATCCCTTAAAGCCCTTGGAGGAAGAGTTCGAGAAATTGGCCGTAGAGATAAGGGAGAGGAGGATGCACAGGAGGAGGAAGTACTTCCTCCCAGTTGATGGGAAAATCGTTGAAGTTGAAGTTGTAAGGTCGATGCACAACACTACCTTCTGTATGAACTGCACGAGACTAAGGTTGACGGCCGATGGGTACCTTAAGACTTGTCTGCTTAGGAAAGACGACTTAATAGATATCCTGGGGCCCATGAGGAAAGGTGCCAGTGATGAAGATTTAGTTGAAATATTTAAGAAAGCCGTTCTGTTAAGGGAGCCCTACTGGAAATAGCTAATGTAGAACCATCGTTGTATTGTCCATTCATTCTTAGCTTGGGATTTTAGGTATGCAAAAGAGCAGAAAAGAGGAAATGTAGAGTAGAGCTCATTTCTTCCCCAGGAAGTCGAAAAGTGTAACCTGCTTCCCTTTTTTCTTTTCCTTGGGCTTTTCTTCTTTTTTCTTCTCTTCCTTCTCTTTTATTTCTTCTTCAACCTCTTCCTCCTCAGTTTCTTCCTCTATTTCCTCTTCAATTTCCTCTTCCACCTTTTCTTCAACCTTCTCCTCTTCCCTCTTAGTTAGCTTGAGCTTCCTTCTCAACGCTAGGGCCTTCCCCCATATCGTCCCCGCGTTCTCCTTACCCGCTAGGAACTCAACCTCCTTCTCGCTCAATCCTAGGAATACCGTGAAGTGTGCCGCTAAATCTAGATTGTTCTCGAATATCGTCCTTATTATCTTCATTGTCTCTATAGCCTCAAGCTTGCTCATGTGCATCTCTCTCATTATCTTCTTTATGATGGAATCCCTGAGCGACCTTTCCTCCTTACTTTCCGCTAGCATCTTTAGGGTGTTTGGTGGGTAGAACTTGGCGAAGCCCCTCTTCTTTGTTCCAGCCACCGCCACTCCAGCGGTCATCATGTCTATCGCGTACTTCCACAGTGAATAGTTCCCCGTCCTTTGGGCTCTGCCTAGGTAAATGTCAGCTTTGCTTATTGCTTCGTAGGCTTTTGCCATCTCTTCCGGCTTGAGGTACATGTGGGGAATGTTTTCATCTACCCACATTAGGAACTCATCCGGCGTCATATCAAGATTCCACGTAGCCATCTTCGCCCTCTTCACGTTGTCGCTCCCGAACACCAGACCCAACGCCTGGAACACCGTCTTCTCTACATCCCTGTACGCTAGAACCTGCTTTGCGTCCTCGTAGCCTCCAACTACAACGGTCTGCAGATCGTTTATCGCAGCTCTTAGGTCACCGCTGGATCTCTTGGCTATCTCGTACAGGATGTCCTTTGGGACAGTAATCCCTTCCCTTTTTAGGATTCTTATAAGGGCGTTCATTACATCCCTAACGCCGAGCCTCTTGTACTCCACCAGCTCTGCCTTGTCCCTTATCTCCTTTGGAACCTCCCAGTACTTGTTCGCCGCCATTATTATTGGGTTCCTCGCCCTGTCTATCAGCTTTGCAATCTCCCTTGCCCCACTGGGCTCTATGTTGTCCGCCTCATCGAGAAATATCAGCTTCCTCCTCTTCCCCAGGATGTCCATGGTGTACGCTGCCTGCACGTACCTCGCTATCTTCTCGTAAGTCCTCTCATCGCTCGCGTTCAGCTCGATTACCTCGAAGTTGTATTCATTCGCCAGTGCATATACCGTGGTGGTTTTGCCGCTTCCTGGGGGCCCTGCCAGCAGTAGGGCCTTTTTCTTTGGCGGATTGCCGTGGAGCCACTTCTCTATCCACGACTTTACTTTCTCAATGGCATCCTCCTGATTAACTATCTCGCTCAGCCTTCTTGGCCTGTACTTCTCAACCCAGGGAAGCTCTGGCATCTTCCATCACTTCTTGCCTATTAGGGTGAACTGGGCAAGTAAGGCCTCAAGCTGAATCATTTCATTTGCTCCCTCAACCAGACGGAAGTTGTACTCGCCTATCTTATCAGCTAATTGAACTTTCTTGGGCTCGGCAATTGGCAAATTGAACACCTCTTTGTGCATCTGAACTAGAACGTCTTCTCCGCTCAGCCCCTGCTTCAGGAGAATCTCTCTAAGCTTCTCTCTGGCCTTGAGGAAGTTGCCCTCTAGTGCTAGGAGCATCATCTCCCTGATATCTTCCGGTCTGGCCCTGCTGGCCACCAT
It encodes:
- a CDS encoding replication factor C large subunit — its product is MPELPWVEKYRPRRLSEIVNQEDAIEKVKSWIEKWLHGNPPKKKALLLAGPPGSGKTTTVYALANEYNFEVIELNASDERTYEKIARYVQAAYTMDILGKRRKLIFLDEADNIEPSGAREIAKLIDRARNPIIMAANKYWEVPKEIRDKAELVEYKRLGVRDVMNALIRILKREGITVPKDILYEIAKRSSGDLRAAINDLQTVVVGGYEDAKQVLAYRDVEKTVFQALGLVFGSDNVKRAKMATWNLDMTPDEFLMWVDENIPHMYLKPEEMAKAYEAISKADIYLGRAQRTGNYSLWKYAIDMMTAGVAVAGTKKRGFAKFYPPNTLKMLAESKEERSLRDSIIKKIMREMHMSKLEAIETMKIIRTIFENNLDLAAHFTVFLGLSEKEVEFLAGKENAGTIWGKALALRRKLKLTKREEEKVEEKVEEEIEEEIEEETEEEEVEEEIKEKEEKKKEEKPKEKKKGKQVTLFDFLGKK